In Betta splendens chromosome 19, fBetSpl5.4, whole genome shotgun sequence, the following proteins share a genomic window:
- the sncgb gene encoding synuclein, gamma b (breast cancer-specific protein 1) isoform X1 has translation MDVLMKGFSMAKEGVVAAAEKTKAGMEEAAAKTKEGVMYVGSKTKEGVVSSVNTVANRTVDQANIVADTATAGANDVSQATVEGVENVAASTGLINQEEPVYEGEYGGMEQGGEGGEGY, from the exons ATGGATGTACTGATGAAGGGCTTCTCCATGGCTAAGGAGGGGGTGGTGGCCGCCGCAGAGAAGACCAAGGCCGGCATGGAGGAGGCGGCCGCTAAGACCAAAGAAGGGGTGATGTATGTAG GCAGCAAGACAAAGGAGGGAGTTGTGTCATCAGTAAACACAG TGGCCAACAGGACCGTGGACCAGGCCAACATCGTGGCCGACACGGCCACGGCCGGAGCCAACGACGTGTCGCAGGCGACCGTGGAGGGCGTGGAGAACGTCGCCGCGTCGACCGGACTCATCAACCAG GAGGAGCCTGTATACGAG ggAGAGTACGGGGGAATGGAGCAGGGCGGTGAAGGAGGAGAG GGGTATTAG
- the sncgb gene encoding synuclein, gamma b (breast cancer-specific protein 1) isoform X2, with protein sequence MDVLMKGFSMAKEGVVAAAEKTKAGMEEAAAKTKEGVMYVGSKTKEGVVSSVNTVANRTVDQANIVADTATAGANDVSQATVEGVENVAASTGLINQGEYGGMEQGGEGGEGY encoded by the exons ATGGATGTACTGATGAAGGGCTTCTCCATGGCTAAGGAGGGGGTGGTGGCCGCCGCAGAGAAGACCAAGGCCGGCATGGAGGAGGCGGCCGCTAAGACCAAAGAAGGGGTGATGTATGTAG GCAGCAAGACAAAGGAGGGAGTTGTGTCATCAGTAAACACAG TGGCCAACAGGACCGTGGACCAGGCCAACATCGTGGCCGACACGGCCACGGCCGGAGCCAACGACGTGTCGCAGGCGACCGTGGAGGGCGTGGAGAACGTCGCCGCGTCGACCGGACTCATCAACCAG ggAGAGTACGGGGGAATGGAGCAGGGCGGTGAAGGAGGAGAG GGGTATTAG
- the LOC114846425 gene encoding zinc finger protein OZF-like, with amino-acid sequence MKKRIKRSPEEAPAGKRRRRAAAKDPHVSVLRLKACERLGLTHSALNPKVLLYKIDAWQLMIKNEDPPESRPRSEQDQFPESLCIKKEQERLLTDQEEKPFNEADESECNKELTLQTRDSKYVQTAANTLVQSIKTESLGDEHENSEPTSFLKPNDSSQSTKDEKASESPKTENRHHFTDGDKEYNFSKKCLKAKKTVGSKRKLGKDEKPLCCDVCGKLFNKQSVLIIHMRVHTKEKPYVCDACGKQFSQTSSLKKHARVHTGEKPFTCDTCGKRFKFLSNLKLHLRIHAEEKPFGCDTCGKRFTLQGNLKRHIRVHTGEKPFACSSCGESFNQLNTLTEHTRLHTKEQPFPCIFCDRRFTQKTNLKTHMRVHTGEKPFACHDCGKTYSQRCSLKKHLIAHTGEGSFKCDVCEKLFTQSSSLQQHMLIHTGDKVFSCDTCGKTFNQRSNLNKHMNIHTGEKPFSCDTCDKRFYQKSNLMKHRRTHTDEKQFGGDTCDKTLHQEETPAKHMRTHKEKKLFSCDSCGKTFNRNSALKQHMGLYR; translated from the exons ATGAAGAAGCGGATCAAACGAAGTCCCGAGGAGGCACCGGCAGGCAAACgtagaagaagagcagcagctaaagatccacatgtttctgttttaaggCTGAAAGCGTGTGAACGACTAGGTCTGACGCATTCTGCTCTCAACCCTAAAGTCCTGTTATACAAAATAG aCGCCTGGCAGTTGATGATTAAAAACGAGGATCCCCCTGAGTCGAGGCCCAGATCCGAGCAGGATCAGTTCCCAGAGTCTTTGtgtataaaaaaagaacaagaaagaCTCTTGACCGATCAGGAGGAAAAGCCTTTTAATGAGGCTGATGAGAGTGAATGTAACAAAGAGCTTACTCTTCAGACCAGAGACTCCAAATATGTCCAGACTGCAGCCAACACCCTGGTTCAGTCGATAAAAACAGAAAGTCTTGGAGATGAACATGAAAACTCTGAACCAACAAGTTTTCTGAAGCCAAATGATTCTTCACAATCAACCAAAGATGAAAAGGCTTCAGAATCTCCTAAAACTGAAAATAGGCACCATTTCACTGATGGTGATAAGGAATACAATTTCTCtaagaaatgtttaaaagcCAAGAAAACTGTAGGTTCAAAGAGAAAACTAGGTAAGGATGAAAAACCattgtgttgtgatgtttgtGGTAAATTATTTAACAAGCAATCTGTTCTTATTATTCACATGAGAGTCCACACAAAAGAGAAGCCATATGTCTGCGATGCTTGTGGTAAACAATTTAGCCAGACGTCTAGTCTTAAGAAACATGCGAGAgtccacacaggagagaaaccatTTACTTGTGATACATGTGGGAAGAGATTTAAATTCCTGTCCAATCTCAAGTTACACTTGAGAATCCACGCAGAAGAGAAACCATTTGGATGCGACACTTGTGGTAAAAGATTCACTTTGCAAGGTAACCTTAAGAGACACATTAGagttcacacaggagagaagccaTTTGCTTGCAGTAGTTGTGGTGAAAGCTTCAACCAGCTGAACACTCTAACTGAGCACACAAGGCTCCATACAAAAGAGCAACCGTTTCCTTGTATTTTTTGTGACAGAAGATTTACCCAGAAGACTAATCTTAAGACCCACATGAGGGTCCACACGGGAGAGAAACCGTTTGCTTGTCATGATTGTGGTAAAACATATAGCCAGCGTTGTAGTCTTAAGAAACACTTGATTGCCCACACGGGAGAGGGGTCATTCAAATGTGATGTCTGTGAAAAACTGTTTACCCAGTCAAGTAGCCTTCAACAACACATGTTAATTCATACAGGAGATAAAGTGTTTAGTTGTGACACTTGTGGTAAGACATTTAACCAGCGAAGCAATCttaacaaacacatgaacatcCACACGGGAGAGAAACCATTCAGTTGTGATACTTGTGATAAAAGGTTTTACCAGAAGAGTAATCTGATGAAACACaggagaacccacacagacgaGAAGCAGTTTGGTGGTGATACTTGTGATAAAACGTTACACCAAGAGGAGACTCCTGCAAAACACATGAGAACCCACAAAGAAAAGAAGTTGTTTAGTTGTGATTCTTGTGGCAAAACGTTCAATCGAAACAGTGCTTTAAAGCAACACATGGGACTTTACAGATAA